A genome region from Pseudomonas pergaminensis includes the following:
- the hisI gene encoding phosphoribosyl-AMP cyclohydrolase, translating into MSVSMLDLEGAAAGSRFPLQPVFDALPWNSDGLIAAIAQQHRSGEVLMLAWMNRQALKETLATGQVCYWSRSRQQLWRKGESSGHWQQLIEARLDCDGDAVLLIVDQQGPACHTGRPTCFYNAIDGDYIHILTEPRA; encoded by the coding sequence ATGAGCGTAAGCATGCTCGACCTGGAAGGGGCTGCCGCCGGCAGCCGCTTTCCACTTCAACCTGTCTTCGATGCGCTGCCATGGAACAGCGATGGCCTGATCGCCGCCATCGCCCAGCAACACCGCAGCGGCGAAGTCCTGATGCTGGCCTGGATGAACCGCCAGGCCCTCAAGGAAACCCTGGCCACCGGGCAAGTCTGCTACTGGTCGCGCTCGCGCCAGCAATTATGGCGCAAGGGTGAAAGCTCGGGCCACTGGCAGCAACTGATCGAGGCACGCCTCGATTGCGACGGCGACGCCGTATTGCTGATCGTCGACCAGCAAGGCCCGGCTTGCCACACCGGTCGGCCCACCTGTTTCTACAACGCTATTGATGGCGACTACATTCACATCCTCACGGAGCCCCGCGCATGA
- a CDS encoding gamma carbonic anhydrase family protein: protein MIRKNPSGDLPVIAESAYVDKTAIICGKVIIGENVFVGPYAVIRADEVDASGAMDPITIGANSNIQDGVVIHSKSGAAVTIGEFTSIAHRSIVHGPCTVGDRVFIGFNSVLFNCAVGDGCVVRHNSVVDGRDLPAAFYVPSTTRIGPNTDLSQFPPVSVSASEFSEDVARTNVDLVRGYKALQNEF from the coding sequence ATGATCCGCAAGAACCCTTCCGGCGACCTGCCAGTGATTGCCGAATCGGCCTACGTCGACAAGACCGCGATCATCTGCGGCAAAGTGATCATCGGCGAAAACGTCTTCGTCGGCCCCTACGCCGTGATCCGTGCCGACGAAGTCGACGCCAGCGGCGCCATGGACCCGATCACCATCGGCGCCAATTCCAATATCCAGGACGGCGTGGTCATCCACTCCAAGTCTGGTGCGGCGGTGACTATCGGCGAATTCACCTCCATTGCGCACCGCTCCATCGTGCACGGCCCCTGCACGGTCGGTGACCGCGTGTTCATTGGCTTCAACAGCGTGCTGTTCAATTGCGCCGTGGGCGACGGCTGTGTGGTGCGCCACAACTCGGTGGTCGACGGTCGCGACTTGCCTGCTGCCTTCTATGTGCCCTCCACCACCCGCATCGGGCCCAACACCGACCTGTCGCAATTCCCGCCGGTGAGTGTGAGCGCCTCGGAGTTTTCCGAAGACGTGGCACGTACCAATGTCGATCTGGTACGCGGCTACAAAGCCTTGCAAAACGAGTTCTGA
- a CDS encoding dihydroorotase — translation MSRLLIRNARLVNEGQEFDADVLVANGRIEKIASSIEGCNAPVAIDAQGQWLLPGMIDDQVHFRDPGAPDKGSFYSESRAAVAGGITSFMDMPNTSPATLTLEALADKKRRAALHSVANYGFHFGVSNDNLDTVAALDPRAVAGVKVFMGASTGNMLVDDPRILERLFAEVPTILLAHCEHTPSILANEQRLRERFGDMIPPVAHPLIRDAEACYRSSSFAVELAQRFGTRLHVLHLTSARELSLFEDKPLAEKRITAEVCVHHLLFDDRDYHRLGHQIKCNPAIKTRADRDALRQALLSDRLDVIGTDHAPHTWAQKQLSYREAPSGLPLVQHALPALLELVADGLLPLTTLVAKTSHRVADLFAIPDRGYLREGYWADLVVIKPEPAGKPVSSQPVLARCGWTPFAERSLRHSVSTTLVSGHLAWHNGQVVDSCQGLPLHFLR, via the coding sequence ATGAGCCGCCTGCTGATTCGCAATGCCCGCCTGGTGAACGAAGGCCAGGAGTTCGACGCTGATGTGCTGGTCGCCAACGGCCGGATCGAGAAGATCGCCAGTAGCATCGAAGGCTGCAACGCCCCCGTGGCCATCGACGCCCAGGGCCAATGGCTGCTGCCGGGGATGATCGATGACCAGGTGCACTTTCGCGACCCCGGCGCACCGGACAAAGGCAGCTTCTACAGTGAATCACGCGCGGCGGTGGCCGGCGGTATCACCAGTTTCATGGACATGCCCAATACCAGCCCCGCCACCCTGACCCTGGAGGCCCTGGCGGATAAAAAGCGCCGGGCGGCCCTGCACTCAGTAGCCAACTATGGCTTTCACTTTGGCGTGAGCAACGACAACCTCGACACGGTCGCAGCGCTCGATCCGCGCGCAGTGGCCGGGGTCAAAGTGTTCATGGGCGCATCCACCGGCAACATGTTGGTGGATGACCCACGGATCCTCGAGCGGCTATTTGCCGAAGTACCGACTATCCTGCTGGCCCACTGCGAACACACGCCGAGCATCCTGGCCAACGAACAGCGCCTGCGCGAGCGCTTCGGCGACATGATTCCACCCGTGGCCCACCCGCTGATCCGGGATGCCGAAGCGTGTTATCGCTCGTCGTCCTTCGCCGTGGAATTGGCGCAGCGCTTCGGCACGCGCCTGCATGTGCTGCACCTGACCAGCGCTCGCGAATTGAGCCTATTCGAAGACAAGCCGCTGGCGGAAAAACGCATCACAGCGGAAGTTTGCGTGCATCACCTGCTATTTGATGACCGCGACTATCACCGCCTCGGTCACCAGATCAAATGCAACCCGGCGATCAAGACCCGCGCCGACCGCGACGCGCTACGCCAGGCCTTATTGAGTGACCGTCTGGATGTGATTGGCACTGACCATGCACCGCATACCTGGGCACAAAAACAGTTGAGCTATCGTGAAGCGCCGTCGGGTTTGCCCCTGGTGCAGCACGCGCTGCCGGCGTTGTTGGAGTTGGTGGCCGATGGGCTGCTGCCGCTGACCACCCTGGTGGCGAAAACCAGTCACCGCGTGGCCGACCTGTTCGCCATCCCGGATCGGGGTTATCTACGCGAGGGTTATTGGGCAGACCTGGTGGTGATCAAACCGGAGCCTGCCGGCAAACCGGTCAGCAGCCAACCGGTCCTGGCCCGTTGCGGCTGGACACCCTTCGCCGAGCGCAGTTTGCGCCACAGCGTCAGCACCACGCTGGTCTCCGGCCACCTGGCTTGGCACAACGGCCAGGTGGTCGACAGCTGCCAGGGCTTGCCCCTGCATTTCTTGCGTTAA
- a CDS encoding DUF3617 domain-containing protein gives MNARLLCLAMVTGLALPIAAQAQMLAPGLWELTTSNMKVDNQDLPDLSLILGQLKQQMTPEQRAMLEKQGITMAGKGVQVCLTPAQVASDSIPLTDPQSGCKQEVTDKTGNQWKFRFSCPKAQGTGVATFQSQKEFTTTVNGTFNATGIQQKGSLDSHAQWLGSDCGTVKPRA, from the coding sequence ATGAATGCTCGCTTGCTCTGTTTAGCCATGGTTACTGGTTTGGCGCTGCCTATTGCCGCACAGGCGCAGATGCTGGCGCCGGGCTTGTGGGAATTGACCACCAGCAATATGAAAGTCGATAACCAGGACCTGCCGGACCTGTCGCTGATCCTTGGTCAACTCAAGCAACAGATGACCCCCGAACAGCGCGCCATGCTGGAGAAGCAGGGCATTACCATGGCCGGTAAAGGCGTGCAGGTGTGCCTGACACCGGCACAGGTCGCCTCCGACTCGATCCCCCTGACAGACCCGCAGTCGGGCTGTAAGCAGGAAGTGACCGACAAGACCGGCAACCAGTGGAAATTCCGCTTCAGTTGCCCGAAAGCCCAGGGCACGGGCGTCGCCACGTTCCAGAGCCAGAAAGAGTTCACCACCACCGTCAACGGCACCTTTAATGCCACCGGCATTCAGCAAAAGGGCAGCCTCGACAGTCACGCCCAGTGGCTGGGCAGCGATTGCGGTACGGTCAAGCCGCGCGCTTAA
- the cls gene encoding cardiolipin synthase, with translation MDFFGPHLLAYFIATLHFLGTLAAIHAVLTVRTAQGSIAWALSLMFMPYLTLIPYLIFGRSTFDAYIQARRQANQEMHTAIAALNWRPWVEEALAARNSSAYASLRAMPKLGRMPCLANNEVHLLINGEATFSAIFEAIRNAKTAVLFQFFIIHDDELGRQLHALLKEKAAEGVDIHVLYDRIGSHALPHRYVQSLRDAGVKVKAFATRSGWLNRFQVNFRNHRKIVVVDGITGFVGGHNVGDEYLGKKPPLAPWRDTHVQVTGPVVACLQESFAEDWFWAARELPPLILPDAYPEDGVLCQLLASGPADPYETCSLFFVEAIHAATERVWITSPYFVPDEAVFAALRLAVLRGVDVRLLLPSRPDHRIVYAASSLYAIEAVRAGVRVFRYTPGFLHQKVVLVDREISAIGSANMDNRSFRLNFEVMLLTVDEAFAKEVEQMLIDDFALAHEVSQEESRETRRLQQLGMRVARLISPIL, from the coding sequence ATGGATTTTTTTGGCCCGCACCTGCTCGCCTACTTCATTGCCACGCTGCATTTTCTCGGGACCCTCGCCGCGATCCACGCGGTGCTGACCGTCAGGACCGCACAGGGCTCGATCGCCTGGGCCTTGTCGCTGATGTTCATGCCCTATCTCACGCTGATCCCCTACCTGATCTTTGGCCGCAGCACCTTTGACGCCTACATCCAGGCACGTCGCCAAGCCAACCAGGAAATGCACACCGCCATTGCCGCGCTGAACTGGCGCCCCTGGGTCGAAGAAGCCCTGGCCGCGCGTAACTCCAGCGCCTACGCCTCGCTGCGAGCCATGCCCAAGCTGGGCCGCATGCCGTGCCTGGCCAATAATGAAGTGCACTTGTTGATCAATGGCGAAGCCACCTTCAGCGCGATCTTCGAGGCGATTCGCAACGCCAAGACCGCGGTGCTGTTCCAGTTTTTTATCATTCATGACGACGAACTCGGCCGCCAACTGCACGCCTTACTGAAGGAAAAAGCTGCGGAGGGCGTGGACATCCACGTGCTCTACGACCGTATCGGCAGCCACGCCCTGCCCCACCGGTATGTGCAATCGCTGCGCGACGCCGGTGTGAAAGTCAAAGCCTTCGCCACCCGCAGCGGCTGGCTCAATCGCTTCCAGGTCAACTTCCGCAACCACCGCAAGATCGTGGTGGTGGACGGCATCACCGGGTTTGTCGGCGGGCATAACGTCGGCGATGAATACCTGGGCAAGAAGCCACCGCTGGCACCGTGGCGCGATACCCATGTGCAGGTCACAGGACCGGTGGTCGCGTGCTTGCAGGAGTCGTTCGCCGAAGACTGGTTCTGGGCCGCGCGCGAGTTGCCGCCGCTGATCCTGCCAGATGCCTACCCCGAGGACGGCGTGCTCTGCCAACTGCTCGCCAGCGGCCCGGCCGACCCGTATGAAACCTGCTCGCTGTTTTTCGTCGAGGCCATCCACGCGGCGACCGAACGCGTGTGGATCACCAGCCCGTATTTCGTCCCCGACGAAGCCGTGTTTGCCGCGTTGCGCCTGGCAGTGTTGCGTGGCGTGGACGTACGCCTGCTGCTGCCGTCGCGGCCCGACCACCGCATCGTCTACGCCGCCTCCAGCCTTTACGCGATCGAAGCCGTACGCGCCGGCGTGCGGGTGTTCCGCTATACGCCAGGGTTTCTGCATCAGAAGGTGGTGTTGGTAGACCGAGAAATCAGCGCCATTGGCAGTGCGAACATGGACAACCGATCATTCCGGCTGAATTTCGAGGTGATGTTACTGACAGTCGACGAAGCCTTCGCCAAGGAAGTCGAGCAGATGCTGATCGACGATTTCGCCCTCGCCCACGAAGTCAGCCAGGAAGAAAGCCGCGAAACGCGCCGCCTTCAACAACTGGGCATGCGAGTCGCGCGGCTTATTTCACCGATTCTTTAA
- the cfaB gene encoding C17 cyclopropane fatty acid synthase CfaB, translating to MLAQLPPALQNLQLPLRLRLWDGHEFNLGPEPSVTIVVKDPTVVSKLTHPTLDSLGEAFVEGKLELEGSISEVIRVCDELSHALIEDDEGSRPVRSIHDKATDAAAISYHYDLSNEFYQLWLDQDMAYSCGYFETGSESIDQAQQDKFRHLCRKLRLQPGEYLLDVGCGWGGLARFAAREFGVKVFGITLSKEQLALARERVKAEGLEDQVDLQLLDYRDLPQDGRFDKVVSVGMFEHVGHANLAEYCKTLFGAVREGGLVMNHGITAKHTDGRPVGRGAGDFIERYVFPNGELPHLAMMTAEISEVGLEVVDVESLRLHYARTLDHWSERLEDNLEAAAKMVPEQALRIWRLYLAGCAYAFARGWINLHQILAVKPHADGSHELPWTREDIYR from the coding sequence ATGCTCGCGCAACTTCCACCGGCCTTACAGAATCTTCAGCTACCGCTGCGTCTTCGACTCTGGGACGGCCATGAATTCAACTTGGGCCCCGAGCCCAGTGTGACCATCGTGGTGAAGGACCCCACGGTAGTCTCCAAACTGACACATCCCACGCTCGATTCACTGGGCGAAGCCTTCGTCGAGGGCAAATTGGAGCTGGAAGGCTCCATCTCCGAGGTCATCCGGGTATGTGACGAATTGAGTCACGCCCTGATCGAAGACGACGAGGGGAGTCGTCCGGTGCGCTCGATCCACGACAAGGCCACTGACGCAGCGGCCATTTCCTACCATTACGACCTGTCCAACGAGTTCTACCAGCTGTGGCTGGACCAGGACATGGCGTACTCCTGCGGTTATTTCGAAACCGGCAGCGAATCCATCGACCAGGCTCAACAAGACAAATTTCGCCACCTGTGCCGCAAGCTGCGGCTGCAGCCGGGCGAGTATTTGCTCGATGTAGGCTGTGGTTGGGGCGGGCTGGCGCGGTTCGCCGCGCGGGAGTTCGGGGTGAAAGTGTTTGGCATCACCTTGAGCAAGGAGCAGTTGGCCCTGGCCCGGGAGCGGGTAAAAGCCGAAGGCCTGGAAGACCAGGTGGACCTGCAACTGCTCGATTACCGAGACCTGCCGCAGGACGGCCGTTTCGACAAAGTGGTGAGCGTGGGCATGTTCGAACACGTCGGCCACGCCAACCTGGCGGAATACTGCAAGACCTTGTTCGGCGCCGTGCGCGAAGGCGGCCTGGTGATGAACCACGGCATTACCGCCAAGCACACCGATGGCCGCCCGGTAGGCCGTGGTGCGGGGGATTTTATCGAACGCTATGTGTTCCCCAATGGCGAGCTGCCGCACCTGGCGATGATGACCGCCGAGATCAGTGAAGTCGGGCTGGAAGTGGTCGATGTCGAAAGCCTGCGCCTGCACTACGCGCGCACCCTGGACCATTGGAGCGAGCGCCTGGAAGACAATCTGGAAGCGGCGGCGAAGATGGTGCCGGAGCAAGCGTTGCGCATTTGGCGGCTGTACCTGGCCGGCTGCGCGTATGCGTTTGCGCGAGGCTGGATCAACCTGCACCAGATTCTGGCGGTGAAGCCCCATGCAGATGGCAGCCATGAACTGCCGTGGACGCGGGAAGATATCTACCGCTGA
- a CDS encoding HvfC/BufC N-terminal domain-containing protein, whose amino-acid sequence MRLIDWQLAFEQHLLAETSVADSGFAATLLGGPTLDVDTGLAIYHNAYLARLREVLRHDFSAVLYWLGDDEFASLTDAYVRRYPSAHYSLRWLGKRFPAFILEHLVAEQSAPLAELARLEWAFTLAFDAPQGEPLTLHDMAHLAPEDWPGLQVTLAPSVQQILCRFNTVALWQASKAKSHFPPSQSLDPAQICLVWRHQNVCHYRSLEPAEICALAGMVTTGWSFSELCAELAVTYAEGAPLQAVTWLKQWIQDGLLERRAP is encoded by the coding sequence ATGCGCCTGATCGATTGGCAACTGGCCTTTGAACAGCACCTTTTAGCCGAAACCTCAGTGGCCGACAGTGGTTTCGCCGCCACCCTGCTGGGCGGGCCGACGCTGGACGTGGACACGGGCCTGGCGATTTACCACAACGCCTACCTCGCACGGCTGCGGGAAGTCTTGCGGCATGATTTCAGTGCTGTCCTCTATTGGCTGGGTGATGATGAATTCGCCTCGCTGACCGACGCCTATGTGCGCCGTTACCCATCGGCTCATTACAGCCTGCGGTGGCTGGGCAAGCGTTTCCCGGCGTTCATTCTTGAACACCTGGTGGCGGAACAAAGCGCGCCGCTGGCGGAACTGGCGCGGTTGGAGTGGGCGTTTACACTGGCGTTTGATGCGCCCCAGGGTGAACCGCTGACCCTCCACGACATGGCACACCTGGCGCCTGAAGACTGGCCGGGTTTGCAGGTGACGCTGGCGCCCTCCGTGCAGCAGATACTCTGCCGCTTCAATACGGTGGCACTCTGGCAGGCCAGCAAGGCGAAGTCGCACTTCCCGCCCAGCCAGTCGCTGGACCCGGCGCAGATCTGCCTGGTGTGGCGGCACCAGAATGTGTGCCACTACCGGAGCCTGGAGCCTGCAGAAATCTGCGCCCTGGCGGGCATGGTGACTACCGGCTGGAGTTTTTCAGAACTGTGCGCCGAACTCGCAGTCACTTATGCAGAGGGTGCACCACTGCAAGCCGTCACCTGGCTGAAACAGTGGATCCAGGACGGTTTGCTCGAGCGCCGAGCCCCATAG
- a CDS encoding MNIO family bufferin maturase, translating into MATSLPFLGYGLGLRNEYYEQILEQSPPVDWFEVISESYLVQGGKALYYLEAIAERYPLVMHGVSLSIGGPHALDTDYLKQIKQLAERIQPAWVSDHLCWSRGSAHQLHDLLPLPYTEESLYHVAARVRQVQDVLQRPLVLENVSSYVRSKADEFTEWEFLNALAHLSGCQLLLDVNNVYVSSRNHGFDAWTFIRNLPPESIRQLHLAGHMDYGDYVVDTHDHPVCDPVWALYQQTLEHLGPVSTLLERDDHFPPFEALLTELGKARELGAIALARRSLCA; encoded by the coding sequence ATGGCCACGTCTCTTCCCTTCCTGGGTTACGGCCTGGGTTTACGCAACGAATACTACGAACAGATCCTTGAACAATCGCCGCCTGTGGATTGGTTCGAAGTGATCTCCGAGAGTTATCTGGTCCAGGGCGGCAAAGCCTTGTACTACCTGGAGGCGATAGCCGAGCGTTATCCCCTGGTGATGCACGGCGTGTCCCTGTCCATCGGCGGGCCCCATGCCCTCGATACCGACTACCTGAAGCAAATCAAACAGCTCGCCGAGCGTATCCAGCCGGCGTGGGTGTCCGATCACCTGTGCTGGAGCCGCGGCAGCGCCCACCAGTTGCACGACCTGCTGCCGCTGCCTTACACCGAAGAAAGCCTTTACCACGTGGCGGCCCGCGTGCGCCAAGTGCAGGACGTATTGCAGCGTCCACTGGTGCTGGAAAACGTCTCCAGTTATGTGCGCTCGAAGGCGGACGAATTCACCGAGTGGGAATTCCTCAACGCCCTGGCGCACCTGTCGGGCTGCCAATTGTTGCTCGACGTCAACAATGTGTATGTCAGCTCGCGCAATCATGGCTTTGACGCCTGGACGTTTATCCGCAACCTGCCCCCTGAGAGCATCCGCCAACTGCACCTGGCGGGGCACATGGACTATGGCGACTACGTGGTCGACACCCATGACCATCCGGTGTGTGACCCGGTGTGGGCGCTCTATCAACAGACACTGGAGCACCTGGGCCCGGTGTCGACGCTACTGGAGCGGGACGACCATTTCCCCCCCTTTGAAGCGTTGCTCACAGAGCTGGGCAAGGCTCGCGAACTGGGGGCCATCGCCTTGGCCAGGAGATCGTTATGCGCCTGA
- a CDS encoding BufA2 family periplasmic bufferin-type metallophore, translating into MNIKKAVSGAALAIAAATMFAGVATQAQAADANVHCYGVTSCKGMNDCKTAENACKGQAVCKGHGFKAMTKAACDAAGGKVGE; encoded by the coding sequence ATGAACATCAAAAAAGCCGTTTCCGGTGCTGCCCTGGCTATCGCTGCTGCCACTATGTTCGCCGGTGTTGCGACCCAGGCGCAGGCCGCCGACGCTAACGTTCATTGCTACGGCGTGACCTCCTGCAAAGGCATGAACGACTGCAAGACCGCTGAAAACGCCTGCAAAGGCCAGGCTGTCTGCAAGGGCCACGGCTTCAAGGCCATGACCAAGGCTGCCTGCGACGCTGCCGGCGGCAAAGTCGGCGAGTAA